TACTAAATTTAAAATGGTGGCAGGTAGTAAAGCGGGTGCGGATTGCACGATTTTCAGATTTTCAGTTTTTTTCCAACACCACGTCCGCACAAACTCTGCGCATCTGTGTACCCGTATTGCTAATATTGCTGGAAAGAACCTATGTGATTTGGAGCGATAAATTGGGGCTAAATACTGCCCTTTAGACCTTTCTGCGAGGTCTTGGAGAGGGGAGAGGGGGGAAACGGGGGGAGTGGTGGAAGCAGCCCTCACCCCTCCCTTGCTACGCGCGTTCGCGGCGTGGGGTAAGGAAGCCGCTAATGCGGCGTCTTTTTTTGGGATACTGGATAGAGAGAAAAGGGAAAGAAATACGGGAAGAGAAACCAAAAGCGGGGGAGTAACGGGGGAAGTTATCCCATAGAACGCAAAAAAGGGATTACGATCCGTCGTAAAGACAGTACGTAACCCCTTGAAAATGCACATGGTACCGAGAGGGAGACTTGAACTCCCACAGCTGTAAAGCCGGCGGATTTTGAATCCAATTGTGGGTACAGTTGATTGTTCCTAGAGATTCCTTCTCTAGAAAAAACAGTGAGTTGTGATTCAGTATGATTCCGCATGAACCCCTTGACCACAAAAAAACTTGTACCTATGCTGTACCCATGAGGAAGTATATCAAAGTCCCAAATGTTCGCGGCCTTCAGTACAGAGAACACGCCACACGGAAGCATGCCGGTAGAGCAGATCGCTACTACTTGGTGCGCTGGAGTCGTAGCGGTAAAGTTGTGTCTGAGGCACTGGGTTGGGCTTCTGAAGGATGGACGATCAGCAAAGCTACTGGTGCGATGGGTGAATTGCAGCAGAACTACAAGCGCGGCATTAAGCCGGGAACATTCGCTGAAGCCAGAGCGCTGGAAGAACAACGCCAGCAGACCGAAGCCGTTGAGCACGCAAAGGCGCAGGCTGGTAGGCTGACTTTCAGACAGTTCTTTGATGATCACTACGTTCCCAAGGCTCAGAAGCGTAAGCGTACTTGGCGTGATGATGTCCTCCGCGCAGAAAAGCGCATCCATCCGAGTATCGGAGATCTGCCGCTGGACATGGTTAATCCGGATTGCATTGAACGCCTGCGCGAGGATCTGTACGAAGATGGCCTTAGTGATGCCACGGTTAAGCATGTGCTTGCCGTTATCCGTAGAGTGTTCAACGTGGCAGCGCTGACCACCGTAGAGGGCATTCCGGTCTTCACTGGTGAATCCCCAATGGCGCATGTAGAAATGCCCACCGTCACCAATAGACGTGAACGCTTTTTGACTTACGATGAAGCAGAGCAGGTCTTGAATGCTTGCATCACGCGCCGCGAGAATACGATCAACGCCATGCATGCCCAAGGTTGGCAGGATGTCCACGACAGTGTAATTCTGGCCTTGTATGCCGGCTTGCGTCTTGGAGAAGTTCAGCGCCTCGAATGGGGCGACGTAAACTTCTTTGCCGGCATTATTACCATTAAGAACGAGAAGGATAGAAAGCCCGGTGGCTCTGTGCCTATGAATTCTATCGTTCGCGATATGTTGACGCGCCGCAATAAGCAGCGCGACAAACGGCAGAAACTGGTCGTTCCGCCGATGTGGGGTCAAGTTAAGGATATTTCGCATACGTTCTCCGAGTTGGTAAACGAACTGGGTTTGAATGATGATGCAACAAGCAATTTGCAGCGTATTGTGTTTCATAGCTTGCGCCATACATTTGCAAGCTGGATGGCTATGAACGGGGTAGATCTGAACCGTATTCGTAAGCTCATGCGCCATAAAACGCTCACAATGACGCAACGCTATGCACACTTATTGCCGGACGCCACACAAGATGCGGTAGAAGCTTTATGCCGCCCGCGCACGGACAAAGAGTAATTTGTTCTCTATGCGCTTAATGCCGAAATAGCGGATAGCCCATTCAACAAGATCGCGAGTTTCGTATAAGACGCGACGACCACCTTTGATCATAGAACGTGGGCCGTCGCCGTTGAGATCTGCATTCGCAAGAGTCTTGCCTTCAAACCACCCACCGAGAAATATATGAACCCGCTGCCGTGCAATGTAGTTCGGCAGCCCTTCGATCATATGTTCTAAAAATTCTTTCTCATCTTCAGTCAGCGGGCGTTCCCAATCTACTTTATTCATGTTCTCTCCAGTTCGTTAGAAATTCACGTTATATTAGGCGATAAAAATGCAAATGTGATGTTTAGGTTAGGCTGCGGGATCATGGTGCCCGCCACCGCATACTCTTTTGGCCAATTCATTGCGTTCGGCAGTAGTCAAACAATCTGCGGCCAACGCTCTGCGCTTTAGCGGAATAACAACGTGGCCTGTAAGCTTCAGCTTGTTACGGTGCCGTTCATCAATCTGGGCAATCATGCGGTACAGGTTGCTAATGTTCAGCTGATCTTCCACACAAATCCCTTCCTGCTTCGCAAGCACTCCAACAGAGTTGCGAACGCATTCCAATTTACGACGAACAATAACGGATGGATTCATCATGATGCTTCCTCCTGCACTGCGTGCATTGCGATAATAAGTTCCTGATAACGGGCAAGTACTCGGTGGGCTTTTTTGATAATTCTAGGCGTTTCGTGTTTTTGAATTTTGTTGTCGCCCTCGAGCGCCTTGTTGACTTCAGCGTTAACTTCCCCCATCTCTTCACCGATCTGACTCAACAGCTGAAGCACTTCCAACGTGCTAA
The sequence above is a segment of the Halodesulfovibrio aestuarii DSM 17919 = ATCC 29578 genome. Coding sequences within it:
- a CDS encoding tyrosine-type recombinase/integrase, which translates into the protein MRKYIKVPNVRGLQYREHATRKHAGRADRYYLVRWSRSGKVVSEALGWASEGWTISKATGAMGELQQNYKRGIKPGTFAEARALEEQRQQTEAVEHAKAQAGRLTFRQFFDDHYVPKAQKRKRTWRDDVLRAEKRIHPSIGDLPLDMVNPDCIERLREDLYEDGLSDATVKHVLAVIRRVFNVAALTTVEGIPVFTGESPMAHVEMPTVTNRRERFLTYDEAEQVLNACITRRENTINAMHAQGWQDVHDSVILALYAGLRLGEVQRLEWGDVNFFAGIITIKNEKDRKPGGSVPMNSIVRDMLTRRNKQRDKRQKLVVPPMWGQVKDISHTFSELVNELGLNDDATSNLQRIVFHSLRHTFASWMAMNGVDLNRIRKLMRHKTLTMTQRYAHLLPDATQDAVEALCRPRTDKE